The following are encoded together in the Oncorhynchus masou masou isolate Uvic2021 chromosome 5, UVic_Omas_1.1, whole genome shotgun sequence genome:
- the LOC135534300 gene encoding homeobox protein Nkx-2.3-like, translating into MLLSGFHFLDAREQDLDGMMLPSPLTSTPFSVKDILKLEQLEQQQQRQRSQQHQSRHLDPLQIQHLSHTQQHLVHPDSTQQQQTQPQHFQAPPSCMLASAVDSPPFSDGEDNMAYLSSLAAQDGHGEASLSPEMFVHPGMGHLIDPKLEVDLEDQENKSCGVVSKPLEGEDSGQGDSDRPAKQRTRRKPRVLFSQAQVFELERRFKQQRYLSAPEREHLASTLKLTSTQVKIWFQNRRYKCKRQRQDKSLELAGHHHPPPPRRVAVPVLVRDGKPCLGGTQNYNAPYGSNPYSYNGYPAYTYNNPAYNSNYSCTYTSIPTLPPTTTANPFMAMNLGNIGGLSASPQPQTHQGTAVTTCQGSLQGIRAW; encoded by the exons ATGTTACTCAGCGGGTTCCATTTCCTTGATGCGCGCGAGCAGGACCTCGATGGCATGATGCTCCCGAGCCCGCTCACTTCCACGCCGTTCTCAGTCAAGGATATTCTGAAACTCGAACAGctagagcagcagcagcagaggcagCGATCTCAACAGCACCAATCTCGACATCTGGACCCGCTACAGATCCAACACCTGTCCCACACCCAACAACACTTAGTACACCCGGACTCGACCCAGCAACAGCAGACCCAGCCGCAGCACTTCCAGGCGCCACCGTCCTGTATGCTCGCTTCAGCGGTCGACAGCCCTCCGTTCTCGGACGGGGAAGACAACATGGCTTACCTGAGTTCTCTGGCGGCCCAGGACGGGCATGGAGAGGCCAGTCTGTCCCCGGAGATGTTCGTCCATCCCGGGATGGGTCACCTGATCGACCCGAAGCTGGAGGTAGACCTGGAGGATCAGGAAAACA AGAGCTGTGGCGTGGTGTCCAAGCCGCTGGAGGGTGAGGACAGCGGCCAGGGGGACTCGGATCGGCCGGCCAAGCAGAGAACCAGACGGAAACCCCGGGTCCTCTTCTCGCAAGCCCAGGTGTTCGAGTTAGAGCGACGCTTCAAGCAGCAGCGGTACCTGTCCGCTCCTGAACGAGAACACCTGGCGAGCACTCTCAAACTCACCTCCACGCAGGTCAAAATCTGGTTCCAGAACCGACGGTACAAGTGTAAGCGGCAACGGCAGGACAAGTCCCTGGAGCTGGCAGGACACCACCACCCTCCCCCGCCAAGACGAGTCGCGGTGCCAGTCCTGGTCCGGGATGGGAAGCCCTGTCTGGGCGGGACTCAGAACTACAATGCTCCGTACGGGTCGAACCCCTATAGTTACAACGGATACCCGGCCTACACGTACAACAACCCGGCATAcaacagcaattacagctgtactTACACCAGTATCCCTACTCTCCCCCCAACCACCACGGCTAACCCCTTCATGGCCATGAACTTGGGGAACATTGGGGGGCTTAGCGCCTCTCCACAGCCCCAAACGCACCAAGGGACAGCGGTCACGACATGTCAGGGCTCACTGCAAGGGATCCGGGCCTGGTAG